A section of the Oryza sativa Japonica Group chromosome 1, ASM3414082v1 genome encodes:
- the LOC4324242 gene encoding nuclear poly(A) polymerase 4: MRFRGVQVDLVYAGVCLPWCPTTWSGPQCDRSVLRGLDDLATARSLNGIRVADEILRLVPETAVFRTMLRCVKHWAKARGVYSNVAGFLGGIGWAILVARMCQLYPNTSPACCSRASSAALRGGSGPAR, translated from the coding sequence ATGAGGTTCCGCGGCGTGCAGGTGGATCTCGTGTACGCCGGCGTGTGCCTCCCGTGGTGCCCGACAACCTGGAGTGGACCTCAGTGCGACCGGTCGGTGCTCCGCGGCCTTGACGACCTTGCCACGGCGCGCAGCCTCAACGGCATCCGCGTGGCCGACGAGATCCTGCGGCTTGTCCCGGAGACCGCCGTGTTCCGCACCATGCTGCGGTGCGTGAAGCACTGGGCTAAGGCGCGGGGCGTCTACTCCAACGTCGCGGGCTTCCTCGGCGGCATCGGCTGGGCTATCCTCGTGGCGCGCATGTGCCAGCTCTACCCCAACACATCCCCAGCATGCTGCTCCCGCGCTTCTTCCGCGGCTTTGCGCGGTGGAAGTGGCCCAGCCCGGTGA
- the LOC4324244 gene encoding E3 ubiquitin-protein ligase At4g11680 yields MRPPSSSATPGTGRVSAFTMRAVARMSRARWFIFLRRVYQYQNGPRSDLGSNPFNSPGWLALELGVIMAQMVVTTAVVATSPKERPAWPLRVWVAAYNVGNVLSLPLLYWRHRHSSSGARGGTLSDDPEMHGANDPLRNRSYLMNKARAFLELFFAMWFVMGNVWVFDARLGSFHRAPRLYALCIGLLAWNAVVYSLPFLLFLLLCCFVPAVGYALGYNMNSASVGRGASDEQLAALPQWRFKEPADAPRDRDHDDQECCICLAQYKEKEEVRQLPCTHMFHLKCVDRWLRIISSCPLCKQELS; encoded by the exons ATGcggccgccctcgtcgtcggcgacgcccGGGACGGGCCGGGTGTCGGCGTTCACGATGCGCGCGGTGGCGCGCATGTCGAGGGCGCGGTGGTTCATCTTCCTGAGGCGGGTGTACCAGTACCAGAACGGCCCGAGGTCCGACCTGGGCTCCAACCCCTTCAACTCGCCCGGCTGGCTCGCCCTCGAGCTCGGCGTGATCATGGCGCAGATGGTCgtcaccaccgccgtcgtcgccacctccCCCAAGGAGCGCCCCGCGTGGCCGCTCCGGGTTTGGGTCGCCGCCTACAACGTGGGCAACGTGCtcagcctccccctcctctaCTGGCGCCACCGGCATTCCTCCtccggcgcccgcggcggcaCGCTCTCCGACGATCCCGAGATGCACGGCGCCAACGACCCTCTAAG GAACAGGTCGTATCTGATGAACAAGGCACGGGCGTTCCTGGAGCTGTTCTTCGCGATGTGGTTCGTGATGGGCAACGTGTGGGTGTTCGACGCGCGGCTCGGGTCGTTCCACCGCGCGCCGAGGCTGTACGCGCTCTGCATCGGCCTCCTCGCATGGAACGCCGTCGTCTACTCGCTCCcattcctcctcttcctcctgctCTGCTGCTTCGTCCCGGCCGTCGGCTACGCGCTCGGGTACAACATGAACTCCGCGTCCGTCGGCCGGGGCGCCTCCGACGAGCAGCTCGCCGCGCTGCCGCAGTGGCGGTTCAAGGAGCCGGCCGACGCGCCGAGAGACCGCGACCACGACGATCAG GAGTGCTGCATATGCCTGGCTCAgtacaaggagaaggaggaggtgaGGCAGCTGCCGTGCACGCACATGTTCCACCTGAAATGCGTGGACAGGTGGCTCAGGATCATCTCCTCTTGCCCTCTCTGCAAGCAAGAGCTCAGCTAG
- the LOC4324245 gene encoding farnesyl pyrophosphate synthase: MAAAVVANGASGDSSKAAFAEIYSRLKEEMLEDPAFEFTDESLQWIDRMLDYNVLGGKCNRGISVIDSFKMLKGTDVLNKEETFLACTLGWCIEWLQAYFLVLDDIMDNSQTRRGQPCWFRVPQVGLIAVNDGIILRNHISRILQRHFKGKLYYVDLIDLFNEVEFKTASGQLLDLITTHEGEKDLTKYNLTVHRRIVQYKTAYYSFYLPVACALLLSGENLDNFGDVKNILVEMGTYFQVQDDYLDCYGDPEFIGKIGTDIEDYKCSWLVVQALERADENQKHILFENYGKPDPECVAKVKDLYKELNLEAVFHEYERESYNKLIADIEAHPNKAVQNVLKSFLHKIYKRQK, encoded by the exons atggcggcggcggtggtggcgaacggcgcgagcggcgactCCTCCAAGGCCGCGTTCGCGGAGATATACAGCAGGCTCAAGGAGGAGATGCTCGAGGACCCGGCCTTCGAGTTCACCGACGAGTCGCTCCAGTGGATCGACCGC ATGCTGGATTACAATGTGCTCGGAGGAAAGTGCAACCGCGGGATCTCTGTCATTGATAGTTTCAAGATGTTGAAGGGCACTGATGTTCTGAATAAGGAGGAGACATTTCTTGCCTGCACCCTTGGTTGGTGCATTGAATGG CTTCAAGCTTATTTTCTTGTGCTTGATGATATTATGGACAACTCTCAAACACGACGTGGCCAGCCTTGCTGGTTTAGGGTGCCTCAG GTTGGGCTCATTGCTGTAAATGATGGTATTATCCTTCGCAACCATATTTCACGAATTCTTCAACGCCATTTTAAAGGAAAGCTGTATTATGTTGATCTCATTGATTTGTTCAATGAG gTTGAGTTTAAGACTGCTTCAGGTCAATTGTTGGATCTTATTACTACTCATGAGGGAGAAAAGGATCTCACAAAGTACAACTTGACAGT TCACCGCCGCATTGTTCAGTACAAGACAGCTTACTACTCATTCTATCTTCCG GTTGCATGTGCTTTGCTGCTATCTGGTGAGAATTTGGATAACTTCGGTGATGTTAAGAACATTCTTGTGGAAATGGGGACATACTTCCAAGTTCAG GATGATTATCTAGATTGTTATGGTGATCCTGAGTTTATTGGCAAG ATTGGAACGGACATTGAAGACTACAAGTGCTCATGGTTAGTTGTGCAAGCTCTCGAGCGTGCTGACGAGAACCAAAAGCACATTCTATTT GAAAATTATGGGAAGCCAGATCCTGAATGTGTTGCAAAAGTGAAGGATCTGTATAAAGAACTTAATCTGGAG GCCGTATTTCATGAATACGAGAGGGAGAGTTACAATAAGCTGATTGCCGACATCGAAGCACATCCGAACAAAGCAGTTCAGAATGTATTGAAATCCTTCCTGCACAAGATCTACAAGAGGCAGAAGTAG
- the LOC4324247 gene encoding AP-1 complex subunit mu-2: MAGAVSALFLLDIKGRVLVWRDYRGDVSALQAERFFTKLLDKEGDSEAHSPVVYDDAGVTYMFIQHNNVFLLTASRQNCNAASILLFLHRVVDVFKHYFEELEEESLRDNFVVVYELLDEMMDFGYPQYTEAKILSEFIKTDAYRMEVSQRPPMAVTNAVSWRSEGIRYKKNEVFLDVVESVNILVNSNGQIVRSDVVGALKMRTYLSGMPECKLGLNDRVLLEAQGRATKGKAIDLDDIKFHQCVRLARFENDRTISFIPPDGSFDLMTYRLSTQVKPLIWVEAQIEKHSRSRIELMVKARSQFKERSTATNVEIEVPVPSDATNPNIRTSMGSAAYAPERDAMVWKVKSFPGGKDYMCRAEFSLPSITAEEAAPEKKAPIRVKFEIPYFTVSGIQVRYLKIIEKSGYQALPWVRYITMAGEYELRLI, encoded by the exons ATGGCGGGCGCGGTGTCGGCGCTGTTCCTTCTGGACATCAAGGGCCGCGTCCTCGTCTGGCGCGACTACCGCGGCGACGTCTCCGCCCTCCAGGCTGAGCGCTTCTTCACCAAGCTCCTCGACAAGGAG GGCGACTCGGAGGCGCACTCGCCGGTGGTCTACGACGATGCCGGGGTCACCTACATGTTCATCCAGCACAACAACGTGTTCCTACTAACCGCCTCCCGCCAGAACTGCAACGCCGCCAgcatcctcctcttcctccaccgcgTCGTTGAT GTGTTCAAGCACTATTTCGAAGAGTTGGAGGAAGAGTCGCTGAGGGATAACTTTGTCGTTGTG TATGAGTTGCTTGATGAAATGATGGATTTTGGGTACCCACAATACACGGAGGCGAAAATCTTAAGTGAATTCATTAAGACGGATGCGTACAGGATGGAGGTATCACAGAGGCCACCTATGGCAGTGACAAATGCCGTGTCATGGCGGAGTGAGGGTATTCGGTACAAGAAGAATGAA GTGTTCTTGGATGTTGTGGAGAGTGTTAACATTCTTGTTAACAGCAATGGGCAGATTGTGAGATCAGATGTTGTTGGGGCACTGAAGATGCGGACATATTTGAG TGGAATGCCTGAGTGCAAACTTGGATTGAACGATAGGGTTCTTTTGGAGGCTCAAGGCCGAGCTACTAAAGGAAAAGCAATAGATCTTGATGATATTAAATTTCACCA GTGCGTGAGGTTGGCTAGATTTGAGAATGATAGAACTATATCCTTCATACCTCCTGACGGATCTTTCGATCTAATGACATACAGACTTAGCACCCAG GTAAAACCACTTATCTGGGTGGAAGCACAAATTGAGAAACATTCAAGAAGCCGAATAGAACTTATGGTGAAAGCAAGAAGTCAGTTTAAGGAAAGGAG CACAGCAACAAATGTTGAAATTGAAGTGCCTGTTCCTTCAGATGCTACGAACCCTAATATAAGAACTTCAATGGGCTCTGCTGCATATGCACCTGAGAGAGATGCAATGGTCTGGAAAGTAAAATCATTTCCTGGTGGCAAG GATTACATGTGCAGAGCTGAATTTAGTCTTCCAAGTATAACTGCAGAAGAAGCAGCTCCTGAAAAGAAGGCACCAATACGAGTGAAATTTGAGATACCATATTTCACTGTGTCGGGTATTCAG GTTCGCTATCTGAAGATCATTGAAAAGAGTGGGTACCAGGCGCTTCCTTGGGTTAGATACATTACAATGGCTGGTGAATACGAACTGAGACTTATATGA